The genomic region TCGACGACGCCGTCGATGACGTCTTCCGCGTACTCGACGGCTACGGAATTTCGATGGTCCATCTCGTCGGCTTTTCTCTCGGGGGGATGATCGGCCAGGTGGCCGCTTTGAAGAATCCGGAGCGCGTACTTTCCCTGACGGCGATCAGCAGCTCGCCGGTCGGGGTGGACCAATCGCACTTCCCTCCGAGCGGTGAGGCCTGGATGGAACACATGGCCGTGGAGGCGGACTGGTCGGACCGGGCAGACGCAGTCGCCTACGTGGTCGATGACGCGCGCCTGACTGCGGGCACGGCACATCCGTTCGACGAAGCCGGGACCCGAGCCTTCCTCGAACGGGATTTCGACCGGTCCGGAGGCTATCTCAGCGCCACCAACCACAGCATCCTCTTTGAGGTGGGCGACACATGGCAGGGCCGGCTGAACGAGATGAAAGTTCCCCTTCTCGTCGTTCATGGCACGGCCGATCCGGTTTTCCCGCTGGCGCACGGCGAGGCACTCGCGCGAGCTGTAGCGGATGCGAAGTTCGTGAAGATCGAAGGTGGCGGCCACGAAATTCATCCCCATGATTGGGAAGAGATCATTTCTGCCATCGATGAACATGTCGGAAGGCGAACGTCCGTCAAGTGACCGAGGAAAACCAAGTGAGGTGGAGATGTTGGATCGTGCTGACTTCTATGACGCTGAATTAAAGCGGCACAATGCGCATTTGCGCGCCGCCGCGAGCGTTGGCGTACGTGACCGCGTGCTCGATATCGGTTGCGGGGCAGGACAATCGACTCGTGAGGCCGCCCGTGTCGCTGTGCAAGGCGACGCGCTCGGCCTGGATACGTCCTTGGAGATGCTCGAGGTTGCGCGACGACGTTCCAACGAAGCGGGGTTGCGAAATGTTGCGTTTGAGCAGGGTGATGCCCAGCACCACCCATTTCCCGCTGACAGCTTCGACCTCTGCATCAGCCGGTTTGGCGTCATGTTCTTTGCTGATCCGGCGGCAGCGTTTGCCAATGTCGCCCGCGCGATGCGTCCAGGCGCGCGCCTTGTATGGATGGTGTGGCAGAGCCAGGAGCGCAACGAGTGGTCCGGCGCGATCAGGCGAACCTTGGCCCCACCAACCGCGGTTTCCGCAGATGCTTCCATGCCGTTTTCACTTGGCGATCCCACCATCACCACAGAACTTCTGAGCACGGCCGGCTTTGTTTCGATCGATTTTGCCGAGGTGCGCGAACCGGTTTTTTATGGACCAGACGTCGATAGGGCGTTTGACGCGCTCATCGACCTCTACCTGGTGAAGGACGCGCTTGCGCGAACCGATGAAGCGCCCGATAAGGCATTGCAGAGACTGCGCGATTTACTCGAGGCACATATGACCACGCAGGGGGTACTCTTTGACTCGCGCGCGTGGGTCGTAACCGCCCGCAGGGCGTGAATTAGAGCCGGAGGTTGATTGACGAGTGGGTGTCCTCGTCGCTGCATGTGCGTTTCGGTCGCCACGCCTGGTCGCGGACGAAGCCGATCTATTCATGCTCCCTGTGGCGCGTGACCTCGCGGTTTCCGCAGGTCCGCATGCTGCACCAGCGGCGCTTGCCGCCGCGCGACGTATCCAGGAACAACCCGCCGCAACGGGGCAGGAACGCACCCTTCGCGCGGCAAGGTGAAATAGCCTTCGATCGAGAGCATGGCCGGAAGGGCGGTTACGGCTTCGGGGTCCCGCCACCGGACGAGGGCCAGGTTGGGACGCCCCGAAGGCCTTCCTTGCCGATCCTATCGAGGAAAATAGGGCCAAGGCCCGACTGGACGCAATTCGAGACAACTCGCTACCAGTTATCGGAGAACAGCTGAGCGCCTGATGGGTCTCTATCCTCCAGATGGGCTGGCATCTCGACTGGGAGCGCCTGTCACGGCCCGGAAACATCGACATCCAATTCAAGATCTTCTCCGACTACGGGTCGCACATCGCGTTTCCCGGCCATCCGGGCCTACCACCGCGAGCACCAGCCGCCCGTGCCTTCTGCTTTGGGGCGGGCACGACCCCTCCTTTGATATCAACGAGATCATGGCATACAAACAACCGCATCCTTGATGCGCTGGAAATCCACGTCTTCGAGAGCGGACACGCTGCTGGAAACCCATGACAGAGGATGCGCAGCTCTTGTGGGCCGCTTCATGCTCGACGTGGACGCGGCGCGCGCTTAGATTCCTCCAAGCGACGTCATAGCGAGCATGACCGTGGCGGACATCATCGGTTTTCTGGACTGGCCTACCTGCGCTGGCCGAAACCAGGGCTTGATGACCCCCGCCAATGTGAGACCGGTCAGCTTTGAGGGGAGCGGCGCGATCGGTCTGCGCAACATCAGCGAGCGTGCCGTCTTAAGGTGGCATCCACGATCCAGGAGGATATCCGCATGCCCAAATTCATCACCATCGGATACGGCGATCAAGCGGGATATGACCGCACCGAACCGGCTCTCCGCGACAAGGCTCACGCGCATGACAAGGACCTTCACGACAGAGGGGTCCTGATTGGGATCGCCGGCTCCCCGGTTCAGGTCCGAAACCACGATGGCGCGAAAATCGAAACGACCCCATGCCCGTTTCTGCAATCACCCCTGCCACTCGCCGGCTTTGCCGTCATCGAAGCGGACAGCCTTCAAGACGCAATCGACATGGTTTCGTGGACACCCTGCGCTGTCGCGCAAGGGGTCGTGGAAGTATGGCCGTTGGAGCAACCGAAGTAGGCCGCGGATCAAGTTGACCGCACATCGCTCTTGGGAGGCAGGAAGAATGTTCGTTGTTCTGGGCGCAACAGGTCAAATCGGATCGGTCGTTGCCGAAACCTTTTGAACGAATGCTTGGGGTTACCGCCGTCATGCGGAGCACCGCAAAGGCGGCCTCTCTCAAGTCAAAAGGCGCGCAGATCGCCATGATTGACGTTGGCGATGCCCGAGCCCTCGCGCAATGTTCGCCGCGGTCGTCGCGCATTTCTTCTCACCCCCCCCGGCGCCCGTCGATAGGGACACCGATGCCGAGAAAAATCGCACCGCGGCAAACATCGCCGGAGACGGTTCTTGTCGAGTCATACTACGGTGCACAGCCCGGCGACGCGATCGGCGATCTTTCCGTGCTCTGGAATTTCGAAACAAGTGTCGGCTCCTCCGGAAGCCCGGTGGCAATCAGTCGAGGCGCGTATTATTTGATGCGATCCTCTCAAGGACGTCATGTGTTCCCCGATCACTCAACATCGCAACCCGCCATACCCACAAAGACATGACCAAAATTTGAGAGGGAGGCTTGGTCGACACCGGCAATAGCCAAACGGCCGCTCCCTCCCGCCCGCCCCTCTGTTCCTTGCCATGAATGGCTGACCCATGGCATTAAGGTCTGAGAAGCAAAGCTGCCGCGAAGCACCGCTTGCGGCGCAAGCAGACATTGCAACGCGCGGAGCATGCTCCGATTGCTCGTCTGTCAGGCAGGCTTACACACTTCAGGAGGAGTGATGTTCGACCACGTTAAATTCGGAGCCAGCGACTATGCGGCGAGCAAAGTGTTCTTCCTCAAGGCACTTGAACCGCTCGGTGTTGCGGTTGTCTCGGAAGGACCGCCGACCTACGGTGTCGAGCTCAGCTCAAAGGGTAAGGCTTCATTGTGCATATTCAAAACCGAGGAAGCGCCGGCGCATCTTCACTTGGCATTCACTGCCGATAATCGCCAGCAAGTCGAAGCTTTCTATCGCGCAGCTCTGGAGGCAGGTGGCAAAGACAATGGTGCGCCTGGTCTGCGCCCGCACTACCACGCTAACTACTATGCAGCTTTCGTTATCGGTCCGGACGGGCACAACATTGAAGTGGTTTGCCACAAACCCGAAGCCTAACTCTTCACATCGGGGAGCGCTCATGAGCGGGCATGGCTCACCTGCGACCGCCCCTACATCCGTCGACGGCGTCGCGGCAGCGTGACCAATCAACTATCTCTCGCCCATCCCCCGCCTGGCAGGTGATGATGCTGCGTTTCGTCAAATCGACACCCAGTCGACCGACGGCCAGGTGCGCAACACCCCTCTGGCTGGATACGGTCACAGATACCGAGCATTCGGTACCGAGCACGACCGTCATGCGGCTCGCGGCAATAGTCGATGGAGCTTGCGTATCGTGGCTAGGAACCGTGAAGCCTCCGTATTCCGCAGCTCATATCCGTTTTCCGCAATATTTTGGCAGCCCTTCGGCCTCGATGCTGCAATTGCGTAGTGCGGCTTACCGGATTAGTTGACTAGAAATACTCAAGGAATATAGGCGCTTGCGTTTCAAGTCTCATAATCGAAACGTAATCATGCCCCTGACCGACATTGTTTCCGTAATCGCTCGCAGAGAAGATCGCACGGCGCTTCTTTTCGGCAGCGGACGGATCCTTTCCTACGCGGAACTCGACGAGCAAACGCGACGCTTCGCAAATCGGTTGGGACAGGGACAAAAGCGGCTTGTGGCGATTGCTGCAGAAGTCTCCGTGCATGCGATCGTCGCCTATCTCGCAGCACTGAGGGCGGGACACGCGATCGCCATGCTGCCACCCTGTGATGAGAGGCCGTGGGATGATTTTCTTAACGCCTTCCAACCGGATTTCATCTTCCGTCCAGCCAATGGCCACTGGCGTCTGATCGAGGAGGTCCGGCCTGGTAATGGCAGCCAGGGGATCCACCCTGATCTCGCCCTGCTGCTCATGACATCAGGGAGTTCGGGCACTGCCAAAGCAGTGCGTCTTTCCTTTGCTAATCTCGACGCCAACTTACGCTCGATCGCGGCTTACCTCGAACTCTCATCCACCGATCGTACCGCATTGGTCCTACCCCTCCACTATTCTTACGGACTGTCGATCCTGAATTCCCATCTGATTGCGGGCGGCAGCGTTTTCTTTCCCGGCATTTGTGTAATGGACGGCGACTTCGCCCGCATCATCGACGAGAGCAACTGCACAAATCTCTCTGGCGTACCCTATACCTATGAACTCGGATCGTACTGTATCCACCTTTTGTTCCTGTGGATAATTCAGACCGTGTTTGTGCCGTCTTCCATCGCGCGCGTTGATCACCATTATCATTGTCAGCATCGCTTCACTTATTGCTAGCAATCTGATGTCAAAGATAAAGCTTTTGTCCCTGCTCGTGGAGCGACTAAGCTTCAATGCAGCCGAGGCCACCGTCGCCTGTCGGCCCTCCCGGCGACAATAAGCGCAGGAGGCTCGAGAGCTGATTAAAGGTGCTCGCCTGAATGAAATGGAATTCGACGGAAGCGGGGTATACCGCCTTCACGCGGCAAGGACTCGTCTAAGAGAGGTCAAAGGCGAGCCCAAGCCATGAGTACCGGGGGATAACCCCTTGGCACTTGGGGATCACGCAGTTTCAGTAGCTGTGGAAGCCCGAAAGGCGTGATCCCATAATAAACGCCCAGTGGAAGGGAAGGTTCCGTGCGATCGACCAGAAGAGAAATCCGCTCTTGCGAAAATCTACGACAATCTACGACATTCAGGGGCTGGTGTATCCTATCATCATCGGTGCGCCGGCGAGCAGCTGGTAACGCGGCGCAGGGGGAGATCCTCCTTGGCCGGCATAACGTGGGAAATAACCCCGACCCTCAAATCCTAAGCGGAATCTCGAAATCTGATGGATGCAGCTGCCCTGATCAGTATGATGCGGGGCCTCGCGCTCATCGCATCAACGCGAGCCCTTTCGCACCGCGCGACAGGACAGGGAGCTAGCTCTGTTCCTGCCACTCACCAGTCGAATCAAAGTGAGCAAACTAGCTGAAACGGCTAAGTCCGATCCCCGCGTCCCTTTCGGGAGTGGTACCAGGTGCTTCGGACGCCGAATGCCTCTCACTCAGGGCATCGATAATCTCCATGGCGGTGGATTCATCAAGGCGTGTGAGCGGCAAAATTTCAGCAATGACAGCGACCTTGTGCGTTTGCGTATGGACAATCGACCAGCTGCCATCCCCGTCGCGTCTGGCGTAATACTGCGGGCGTATTTTCATATTCACGTCTACCTCTGTTTCTCGGCAATACTCGTGAGTAACTGTTCCAAGCTGTCTTCGTTCCTGACGCCGTGCTGATAGAAATAGATGATCTGGGTTGCGAGTTCGTCGCAGGCGTCGTCACGCGTTATGTGCCCGGCCGCGCAAATATGATCGAAGACTCTTTTGCAGATCACAATATCTTCGTTCTGCAATGGTGCATCGTTGGCGGCGAAATCATCTCTGGTCATGGTGCAACACTCCCAAGAAGATGGGTTATTTTCGAAGATCGATCCTGAACGCAGGATGAAAGGTTAATCGCTATGCAGCGATCTGCTCGTTCGTATAGCTCTTCGACCTTCTGGATGCCTCTCGCGCCGTATGCCCAGCCGTAGAGAGGCAGGATGTTCTGCTTCTGCCAAGGGATGGTATTAATCGCCCATCGCCACTGGCGGGCGCACGATCGGCTGGGGAGGTTGAGATAAATGCGCCCCGATTATCGGCTGAGACCGGTTGGGAGATTATGCGTGCTCTTGCCATCATGGAGGAGCACAAGATGCTCTTCACGATTTACTTCCCCTCGATGATACCTGGATCGACACGGTCACAATGGTCGTTGAACAGTGGTGCAATTTCATCGTGTTCCAATAGGAAGCGGCTGTGGCCGTTTAGCGATGACGACCGCCGTTAGTCTCGCAATCGGTGGCGAGCATTCGTCTAGCACTCTTTCCAGCGAGGCGACGACGCTGTAGGGTCGCGCGAACGTGCGCCCGACCATCCCACTCGGAGGCTTTGTATGGCCGAGATCTTGTTGTTCCACCACGCACAGGGGCTGACCCCGGGTGTGTGCGCCTTCGCCGACGACCTGCGGGCTACCGGTCACATCGTGCACACTCCGGACCTGTTCGACGGACGCACATTCCAGAGCATCGATGAGGGTCTCGCCTACATCAGTGAGATCGGATTCGACGACATGCGGGAGCGCGGCGTCAGCGTCGCCGACGAGCTGCCTCCCGAGCTCGTCTATGCCGGGTTCTCGTTCGGTGTGCTGCCGGCGCAGAAGCTGGCACAGACACGGCCCGGAGCACGCGGAGCCCTCCTCTTCCATTCTTGCCTGCCGATCAGTGGCGAGTGGGCCTTCGGACCTTGGCCAGACGGCGTCGCGGTCCAGATTCACGGCAAGGAAAACGACCCGATCTTCGTCGGCGAGGGCGACATAGACGCCGCCCGCGAGATCGTGGAGAAGGTCGAGGACGCGGAGCTTTTCCTGTACCCTGGTGATCAGCACTACTTCGCCGACAGCTCGCTCCCATCGTATGACGCGAATGCAACCGCACTACTCACCATTCGAGTGCTTGAGTTCCTGGATCGCGTTTGATCCATAATATCGTGACACGACTGAATTATCTGCGGGCTTCGAACGTTTCTAATGTTCTTTTTCTGAACCTTGTAGACACCCATGGCTGCCGAAATCGGATGAGACTCGAGCCGTCACCTGAAGCCCGACCGTCAACTCCTCAAGGCAGGCTTCACCCTGCGTATCCGCCGCACCGGCGAGATCTTGATACAGACGGTAAAGGCGACAATGCGTCTGACGCCGGTGGCGGTCAATTGCAGTTCGATCATCTGCTCGACAGACATCAGCTCGCCGCGGTCGCGCGGCCACTGCGCTTGGTTGAAACCAGTCGAAGCAGCCATGGGCATCGTTGGCATTCTTCTGTTGCGGATAAAGAAGAACAAATCCGCGCTGGGCAGCGAGCCTGGAAAACCGCTTGCAGCGTCGAAATGATCGCTGCGATTTGCTGCGCTGTCCTGCGCCCCTTTCCGCCGTGGTGACCGTGATGCCGGGTTTCGGTCTGCACGAGATCGAACCGCAGGCCAATGGCGAAAAGATCGTCAATGTCGCAATCACAAGGGGCGAACAGCCTGATTTTTAAGCCAATTTGGCGCTTGACACTTTTTTAGGCGCTCCTTATGTTTTTTGAACCAACTGGTAAAAAAAGGGGAGCAAATCAATGACCAGAGACATCTTGATTTCACGCCGTGCAGTGATTGCATCAGGCATTGCCCTCGGGGTCAGCGGGTTCGCCCCGCTGGCAAGAGCGGCCCCGATGAAGGTTGCCGGTATTCATGCCTCGCCGGTCGAGAACGCTTGGAATTCCTGTCTGCATAAAGCCTTGCAGGATGCAGCCAAGGAAGGCGTCATCGAATATGTCTTCTCCGAGGGAGTTTCCGGCACCGACTATCCGCGCGCCATGCGCGAATATGCCGAACAGGGCAACAAGTTGATCATCGGCGAGGCCTATGCCGTCGAAAAAGAAGCGCGGCAGGTGGCCGCCGACTATCCGGACACGGCCTTTGTGTTGGGGTCGAGCGGCACTGAGGCCGGCGGCAATTTCGGCGTCTTCGGAACCTGGAACCATGACGGGGCCTATCTTGCCGGGATGCTGGCCGGCAAGATGACCAAATCCAATATCGTCGGTTCTGTCGGCGCGATTCCGATCCCCGAAGTCAACATGCTGATCAATGCCTTCGCGGAAGGCGTCAAGGCCGTCAATCCCGATGCAAAGCATCTGGTTTCTTTCATCGGCACCTTCTTCGATCCGCCGAAGGCCCGCGAAGCCGGCCTTGCTCAGATCGACGCCGGCGCCGACATTCTTTTCGGCGAGCGCATCGGCACAGCGGACGCCGCGAAGGAACGCGGCATCAAATCGGTGGGCTCGCTGATCGACTACACGCCGCGCTATCCGGACACCGTGTTCGCCAATGCCATGTGGTACTTCCGCCCGATCCTCAATGCGGCAATCGCCGATGTCGCAGCCGGCAAGCCGGTCGGCAAGAACTACACCCTTTATGGCCTGATGAAGGAAGGCGGCAGCGATATCGTCTTCGTCAAAGGGGTGGCACCAGCCGACGCCGAAGCTGCGATGGAAGCCAAGCGGGCGGAAATAAAGGCTGGCACCTTCGAAGTCCCGAAGATGATGGACGAGCCCAAGTAATTCGACCGATGCGCCGTGACGCGACCGACCTGGCACAGGCGATCAGGAATGGCGGCCTGACCTCTGTCGACGCGATGCAGGCCTCGCTTGCCTCGGCGGGGGACCATAAAACCTTCGGCACCATTGCTCATCTCGACGAAGCGTTGGGCATGGCGTCGGCCGAAGCCGTGGATCAAGAACGGCGCGTGAAGCCGGGCCGCTTTGCTGCCCGGCCGTTTGCCGGCGTGCCGACGCTGGCGAAGGATCTGGGCGGTCCTTTCGAAGGCTTGCCGGTAACGTCCGGGTCACGTCTCTTCAAACGAGCGGGCAGCGAGCCGGATTCGGATCTCGCCAGCCGCTTCCGCGCAGCGGGTTTCTGCCTGTTTGGGGTGACGACAAGCCCGGAATTCGGCCTTTCGCTGGCGAGCGAACCGGCGGCTGGGCCGATCTGCCGCAACCCGCTCGATCCGGCGCGCACGCCCGGCGGTTCCTCCGGCGGCGCAGCAGCGGCGGTCGCAGCCGGCATTGTAGCGATTGCCCACGCAACGGATGCGGGCGGTTCCATCCGCGTGCCGGCGGCGTGCTGCGGTCTTGTCGGCTTGAAGCCAAGCCGCGGCGCCATGCCCGCCGGCCCATCCTTCGGCAATCATCTCGGCGGCATCGCCAGCGAACTTGCCGTCTGTCGCTCGGTGCGGGATACAGCGCTGATTTTCGATACGCTGCGCGGTAAGGCAAAGGGACCGTTCCCCGATCCGGAGACCGCGGCGGACAGAGGTGGCCGGTTGCGGGTCGGTCTGCTGGCCGAGACCGGGTCAAAATATCCGACGGATAGTAAGCGGCTCGAAGCGATCAAGGATGCTGCGCTCACGCTGGAGGCGGATGGACATCACATCGTCCCGCTCGGCTGGGCCGAATTCGAGCAAAGCGTCGATGCCAGCGGTCGCGCGCTCGGCGACATCATCGCAGTCAATCTCGCAACCTTCATCGATACGCTCGGACTCGATATTTCACGCGCCGAGCCGTTGACCCAGGCATTCATTGAACGCGGTCACGCGCTCACGGGACCGACACTCTGGGCTTCGCTGAATGGCGCCGTGCACACCAGCCGCGCGCTTTGGACTATCTTCGACAGGGTCGATTGCCTGTTGATGCCGATGCTTGCGAAGGCGCCCCTTGCGATCGGGTCATTTCCGTTCGATCATGGTGATACCGAGCTGCAGCTTGAGCGGATGGCTGCCTTTGCTCCACTTGCATCTCTCGCCAATATTTCAGGATTTCCGGCCTTGACCCTGCCCTTTGGAACCGATGCGGACGGCTTGCCCCTACCGGTCCAGATCATGGCTCCGATGGGCCACGAGCCGCTTTTGCTGTCACTCGCCGCACGATTGGAGGCCGAGGAACGCTGGCAGCATCGCTTTCCGGTGGCAGGGCTTGCAGCATGACAATTCCGGTTCTCGAAATCGAAGGCGTCAGCAAGCGCTTCGGCACAAATCTGGCCAATGACGCCATCTCGCTGACG from Rhizobium gallicum bv. gallicum R602sp harbors:
- a CDS encoding YciI family protein, with protein sequence MPKFITIGYGDQAGYDRTEPALRDKAHAHDKDLHDRGVLIGIAGSPVQVRNHDGAKIETTPCPFLQSPLPLAGFAVIEADSLQDAIDMVSWTPCAVAQGVVEVWPLEQPK
- a CDS encoding VOC family protein; the encoded protein is MFDHVKFGASDYAASKVFFLKALEPLGVAVVSEGPPTYGVELSSKGKASLCIFKTEEAPAHLHLAFTADNRQQVEAFYRAALEAGGKDNGAPGLRPHYHANYYAAFVIGPDGHNIEVVCHKPEA
- a CDS encoding amidase, whose protein sequence is MRRDATDLAQAIRNGGLTSVDAMQASLASAGDHKTFGTIAHLDEALGMASAEAVDQERRVKPGRFAARPFAGVPTLAKDLGGPFEGLPVTSGSRLFKRAGSEPDSDLASRFRAAGFCLFGVTTSPEFGLSLASEPAAGPICRNPLDPARTPGGSSGGAAAAVAAGIVAIAHATDAGGSIRVPAACCGLVGLKPSRGAMPAGPSFGNHLGGIASELAVCRSVRDTALIFDTLRGKAKGPFPDPETAADRGGRLRVGLLAETGSKYPTDSKRLEAIKDAALTLEADGHHIVPLGWAEFEQSVDASGRALGDIIAVNLATFIDTLGLDISRAEPLTQAFIERGHALTGPTLWASLNGAVHTSRALWTIFDRVDCLLMPMLAKAPLAIGSFPFDHGDTELQLERMAAFAPLASLANISGFPALTLPFGTDADGLPLPVQIMAPMGHEPLLLSLAARLEAEERWQHRFPVAGLAA
- a CDS encoding class I SAM-dependent methyltransferase, coding for MLDRADFYDAELKRHNAHLRAAASVGVRDRVLDIGCGAGQSTREAARVAVQGDALGLDTSLEMLEVARRRSNEAGLRNVAFEQGDAQHHPFPADSFDLCISRFGVMFFADPAAAFANVARAMRPGARLVWMVWQSQERNEWSGAIRRTLAPPTAVSADASMPFSLGDPTITTELLSTAGFVSIDFAEVREPVFYGPDVDRAFDALIDLYLVKDALARTDEAPDKALQRLRDLLEAHMTTQGVLFDSRAWVVTARRA
- a CDS encoding CGNR zinc finger domain-containing protein; this encodes MFLDTSRGGKRRWCSMRTCGNREVTRHREHE
- a CDS encoding BMP family protein produces the protein MTRDILISRRAVIASGIALGVSGFAPLARAAPMKVAGIHASPVENAWNSCLHKALQDAAKEGVIEYVFSEGVSGTDYPRAMREYAEQGNKLIIGEAYAVEKEARQVAADYPDTAFVLGSSGTEAGGNFGVFGTWNHDGAYLAGMLAGKMTKSNIVGSVGAIPIPEVNMLINAFAEGVKAVNPDAKHLVSFIGTFFDPPKAREAGLAQIDAGADILFGERIGTADAAKERGIKSVGSLIDYTPRYPDTVFANAMWYFRPILNAAIADVAAGKPVGKNYTLYGLMKEGGSDIVFVKGVAPADAEAAMEAKRAEIKAGTFEVPKMMDEPK
- a CDS encoding AMP-binding protein, with protein sequence MPLTDIVSVIARREDRTALLFGSGRILSYAELDEQTRRFANRLGQGQKRLVAIAAEVSVHAIVAYLAALRAGHAIAMLPPCDERPWDDFLNAFQPDFIFRPANGHWRLIEEVRPGNGSQGIHPDLALLLMTSGSSGTAKAVRLSFANLDANLRSIAAYLELSSTDRTALVLPLHYSYGLSILNSHLIAGGSVFFPGICVMDGDFARIIDESNCTNLSGVPYTYELGSYCIHLLFLWIIQTVFVPSSIARVDHHYHCQHRFTYC
- a CDS encoding dienelactone hydrolase family protein, coding for MAEILLFHHAQGLTPGVCAFADDLRATGHIVHTPDLFDGRTFQSIDEGLAYISEIGFDDMRERGVSVADELPPELVYAGFSFGVLPAQKLAQTRPGARGALLFHSCLPISGEWAFGPWPDGVAVQIHGKENDPIFVGEGDIDAAREIVEKVEDAELFLYPGDQHYFADSSLPSYDANATALLTIRVLEFLDRV
- a CDS encoding PHB depolymerase family esterase, coding for MTVTTAERGAGQRSKSQRSFRRCKRFSRLAAQRGFVLLYPQQKNANDAHGCFDWFQPSAVAARPRRADVCRADDRTAIDRHRRQTHCRLYRLYQDLAGAADTQGEACLEELTVGLQVTARVSSDFGSHGCLQGSEKEH
- a CDS encoding alpha/beta fold hydrolase, encoding MQTNQRAIRCSGLEIATEAFGDPAHPPVVLIMGGMASMLWWHESFCVRLAEQGRFVIRYDQRDSGLSTKYPPGRPGYTFDDAVDDVFRVLDGYGISMVHLVGFSLGGMIGQVAALKNPERVLSLTAISSSPVGVDQSHFPPSGEAWMEHMAVEADWSDRADAVAYVVDDARLTAGTAHPFDEAGTRAFLERDFDRSGGYLSATNHSILFEVGDTWQGRLNEMKVPLLVVHGTADPVFPLAHGEALARAVADAKFVKIEGGGHEIHPHDWEEIISAIDEHVGRRTSVK